TGTAAGTGGGGAAATTTCATCCATAGATACACCTAAAGTCGAGGTGGCCGATACTGTAGGTGCAGGCGACTCGTTTACTGCTACCTTTGTTGTGAACATACTTAGAGGGGCGTCGGTTGCTGAATCACACCGCAAAGCGGTGGATGTATCGGCATATACTTGTACACAAAGAGGGGCAATTAACCCGTTGCCGGATAGTAAAAAGTAATCTTTAAACGAAGTCTGGTGGGAAACCTTTATGCCCGGAAAAGTTAGATGAATCACGGAAAGCTGTCGCTCAAAAAGCGGCTTATGCTACCGTGAAGCATCTGTTCCGGGTAGCTGATTATTCTTCGATAAAATTCTTAAAGTCACTCCAAAAGGGTGATAATCGATATGCTGTAATAGATCCTTTGGGAACATATATTTTACAAATGGATTTATCTTTTATATTTAGGGTACTTGAATCCTTTATAATTGGTGGTGTGACTCTTTTTACGTGTATTTCCACTATGGGACAATATTTAAAAGCTGACGATTGGATTTCACTAACACTGTTGGGAATTTCCACATATTCTAAGGATTCGCAATTTCCGAAAGCATTTGCTTCAATTTTAGTAGGTCCTTCCGGTATTATTATTTTTTTTACTTTTCTACTATAATTCAAAAATTGTACACTGATAGTAGACAAGTTTGGCGATAGCTCAACTTCATCAAAACTTGTATATTGGAATACACCTTGTTCGGTAAAAGTTACTGTAGTAGGTATAGTTAGTTTCCCTTTCATGAATGTAGAACCGAATGCAAAAAAATCGATTCTGGTTAGCCCTTCCGGGAGTTTTATAGTATTAAGATTTATAGCTCCATTAAAAGCAAGTCTCTTTATAATTTTTACTGTAGAAGGCAGGGACACTTCTTTCAAGTTACGACATGATGAAAAGGTATATGCCGGTATGACTGTTAGTTCCTTAGGTAGTTTTACTTCCTCTAATATTGAATTCTCAAAGTTGCGTTCAAGTAATTCATCGGAGTTGAAGGTTAAATCATTGGTTTTAAACTCATGTATCTTGGTGTCATTTATATCTAAGGTAATAAGTTGACTCATTTCTTTTAAAGTCATTAAATCCCTGGCATCAAGATTTCCGGTGAGTGTTAAATCTGTGATGGTTGTTTTATTTGTTTCTAAGATACTTTCTAGACTTCCGGGTATTTCTATGTTATAACTGGCTTTAATGATTTTGCGAGTAATGGTAAGTTCACAACTAGCTTTTGCTTTTGATTCCTTTAGTTGTGCTGTGATGGTTGCATTCCCTTCTTTAACTGCAGTAATGTTTCCATTATATACTGTTGCAATTTTGTCATCTGACGATGTCCATATTATATCTTTGTATGTTGCGTTGTCCGGTTCGATAACAGCAGATAACTGATGGGTTTCTCCAGCAATTAATTTAACTGCGTTTTCTGATAATTTGATAGATGTAACTTCAATCGGAATAACATTTACCTGACAGGTGGAGAGAGGACCGAAATCTTTGGCTTTAGCAGTAATAATAGTAACACCGATAGACAGTGCTTTAATTTCTCCGTGGGCATTAATTGTGGCAACGTCTTTATTGGAGGATGTCCAAATATATTCAGGAACGGGCAAGTCTTCTGGAGAGTGTTTTATGGTAAGCGTGTGACTATCACCAATATTTAAAGTTACTTCTTCTTCGGTAATTTTTATTGCATCAATCGTTTGTTGTATAATTTTATCTTCTATGTCATTCTTGTCACTACAACTATTTATGAACAATGTTAAAACTAGTACGGAGAGTAAATTTAATGATTTCATATTAAAATTATGTTTGTTTTGTTGCTCTGTTGATAAAGCATTAAAATTATTTTGTTGCAAAGATAGATATAATGTGTAAGTCTCGAAAGCTTTTAATCGCATTTTTATGAATAACTCCGATTTAATAGTTATTTTTGCAGATATAGTCAAGGCTATGTTCATTACAGAAAACTAGAATGAGCCGGAGTTGCTTGTATATCTCATTGAATAATAATTTTACGAAATAAAGGAATCTATGTTGAAAATATTAGTAACCTACGCCGTACAAGGCGAATTTGTAGAGATTAAATGGCCGGATATAGAACCTTACTACGTTCGTACAGGCATTGGTAAAGTGAAATCAGCCTTTCATCTGGCAGAAGCAATCCGCCAGGTACAACCGGATTTGGTGCTCAATATCGGAAGTGCCGGAACAGTCAACCATCAGGTAGGAGACATCTTTGTATGCCGCAAGTTCGTAGACCGTGATATGCAGAAAATGAAAGAGTTCGGATTGGAGTGTGAGATCGATTCATCAGCTTTGCTCGAAGAAAAAGGTTATTGCACGCATTGGACGGAACATGGAATCTGCAATACAGGAGATGGCTTCCTCACCGAGTTGACCCACGTTAGCGGAGATGTTGTAGATATGGAAGCATACGCACAGGCATTTGTCTGCCGTTCAAAAGAAATCCCGTTTATTTCCGTGAAATACGTGACTGACATAATTGGGCAGAACTCCGTGAAACATTGGGAAGATAAACTAGCCGATGCCCGGCAGGGACTATCACACTATTTCAATGTCTTGAAAGAAAGAATATGATAAGTGACTCCTGCGGCTATCAATCCCAGAAGAATCTTTACCCATATAAAAGGAATCAGGAAGAAAATGCAATAAAGCATCGTTCCCCACATTAATACGAGGGAAATTATTTTGGCGCGGAGAGGAATCGCCTTGTTTTCGCGGAAATTGCGGATATAAGGACCGAAGTGCCGATGATTGAGCAGCCAGTTATATAATCGGGGTGACCCTTTGAAATAAAGGGCGGCGGTGAGCAATAAAAAAGGGGTAGTGGGCAGTAGCGGCAGAAAGATGCCGAGAATGCCGAGCGCAAGGGAAATACTACCTAAAACAATATAAAGAGTTTTCATGCGGCAAAGATAGTGCAAAAAAAGGGAAAAAATAACACTCTTTGCTGAATGAAAACTCTATTTTGTATTACCTTTGCCGTTGCATCGAGGTGACATTAGATGCGTGTAACTATTAAAATACATACACTCATGTTTACAGTAATCAAACGCATGGAGATCTCGGCTTCTCATAAGCTGGTACTCCCGTATCGCAGTAAATGCGCCAGTTTACACGGTCACAACTGGATTATCACCGTCTATTGCCGTTCCGCACGGCTCAACTCCGAAGGGATGGTGGTAGATTTCACCCGCATCAAAGAAGTGGTCACGGAGAAACTCGACCATCAAAATCTGAATGAAGTACTTCCATTCAATCCCACAGCGGAGAATATCGCCCGGTGGGTATGCAAACAGATTCCTCAATGTTATAAAGTAGAAGTGCAGGAATCGGAAGGAAACATTGTCATCTATGAGAAAGATTCCAGCGGCGCAGAAGGACAAGAGTAGCAAACCAAACAAATTTTGATGATGAGAAAGATTAATGAAATCTTTTACAGTTTGCAGGGCGAAGGCTACCACACCGGAACCCCGGCCATCTTCGTACGTTTTTCCGGCTGCAACCTGAAATGTGACTTTTGCGACACACAACACGAAGAAGGAAAAATGATGACCGACGATGAAATTATCGCCGAAGTGAAAAAATATCCTGCCGTCACCGTTGTCCTCACAGGTGGCGAACCTTCCTTATGGATAGACGATGAATTGATCGACCGTTTGCACCAGGCAGGTAAATATGTGACTATCGAAACCAACGGTACACGCCCCCTGCCGGCAGCTATCGACTGGGTGACCTGCTCCCCCAAACAAGGGGTGAAACTTGCCATCGACCGGATGGATGAAGTGAAAGTGGTCTATGAAGGACAAGATATAAGTATTTTTGAACTACTTCCTGCCGAACATTTTTTCCTCCAGCCTTGTTCTTGTAATAACACTGCTTCAACAGTGGATTGTGTAATGCGACATCCCAAATGGAGACTCAGCCTGCAAACACACAAATTAATCGACATCCGTTGAACAAAATAGACGGGTGATACGGAAGAAGCTTAAATTATTACAAAATATAGTATGAAAGTAGGTTTGTTTATTCCTTGTTATATTAATGCTATTTACCCCAATGTGGGAGTGGCATCGTATAGACTGTTGAAAAGTTTGGGAGTAGACGTCGATTATCCGTTGGATCAGACTTGTTGCGGACAACCGATGGCAAATGCCGGTTTTGAAGATGAATCGATGAAATTGGCACTCCGTTTTGACGATTTATTCCGGAAGTACGATTACATCGTCGGTCCTTCCGCCAGTTGTGTGGCTTTTGTGAAAGAAAATCATCCGGGCATCTTGGAGAAAGAAGGACATGTTTGTCAGAGTGCGGGAAAGATTTATGATATTTGTGAGTTCATTCACGATGTCTTGAAACCTTCCAAAATTCCTGCACGCTTTCCTCATAAAGTCAGTATTCATAATAGCTGTCATGGGGTGCGCGAACTGTTGATTTCCGCTCCCACCGAACTGAACATTCCTTATTACAATAAATTGCGTGACCTGCTCGATCTGGTAGAAGGTATCGAAGTATTCGAGCCCAGCCATATTGACGAGTGTTGCGGCTTTGGCGGAATGTTTGCTGTGGAAGAACAGGCAGTCTCCGTTTGCATGGGGCGTGATAAGGTAAAAGATCACATGGCTACCGGAGCCGAGTATATTGTCGGAGCGGACAGTTCCTGCCTGATGCACATGCAAGGTGTCATCAAACGGGAGCATCTGCCTATTAAGATTATCCATATTGTAGAAATTCTAGCGTCACAATCATGAGTACAAAACATTCAAAGGCTGCCGAAAAGTTCTTGCAGGACAGCAAGATGGCAGCATGGCATAATGAAACCCTTTGGATGGTCCGTGCCAAAAGGGATAAGATGAGCAAGGAAGTTCCCGAATGGGAAGAGTTGCGCAACAAGGCTTGCGAGCTGAAACTATACTCCAACAGTCACCTCGAAGAACTTCTGTTGGAGTTTGAGAAGAATGCTACCGCCAACGGTGCCATTGTGCATTGGGCAAAAGATGCCGATGAATACTGCGCCATTGTCTACGAGATACTGAATGAGCATAACGTCCACCATTTCATCAAGAGCAAATCCATGCTCGCCGAAGAGTGTGGATTGAATCCTTTTCTGATGGAGCGGGGGATCGATGTCGTAGAGTCCGATTTGGGCGAACGCATCCTGCAACTGATGCATCTCGAACCGAGCCACATCGTATTGCCTGCCATCCACATCAAACGGGAACAGGTAGGCGAACTATTCGAAAAGGAGATGGGCACGGAAAAGGGAAACTTTGACCCTACCTACCTGACTCATGCCGCACGTAAGAACCTGCGCCATCTTTTCTTGAATGCTGAGGCTGCCATGACAGGCGCCAACTTTGCCGTCGCTTCAACCGGTGACATTGTGGTCTGCACCAATGAAGGAAATGCCGATATGGGTACCTCATACCCGAAACTGAACATTGCCGCTTTCGGTATGGAAAAGATCGTCCCGGATTTGGACGCGTTAGGTGTGTTCACCCGGTTACTCGCCCGTTCGGCTACCGGACAACCGGTGACAACATATACTTCTCATTACCGCCGTCCCCGCGAAGGCGGTGAATACCATATTATCATCGTAGACAACGGCCGGAGTGCCTTACTATCCAAGCCCGATCATATCAAGACATTGAACTGTATTCGTTGTGGTGCGTGCATGAATACCTGCCCGGTGTACCGCCGGAGTGGAGGTTACTCTTATACGTACTTCATCCCCGGACCTATTGGTATCAACTTGGGTATGGCTCACGCTCCGGAGAAGTATTATGATAATCTTTCAGCTTGTTCTCTGTGTATGTCCTGTTCCGATGTTTGTCCGGTGAAAGTAGATTTGGCCGAACAGATCTACAAGTGGCGTCAGGATTTGGATGGACTGGGGAAAGCCAATACGGGAAAGAAGATCATGTCCGGTGGTATGAAATTCCTGATGGAGCGTCCGGCATTGTTCAACGCAGCCTTGTGGGCAGCCCCGGTGGTAAATGGTCTGCCTCGTTTCATGAAATACAACGATCTTGATGATTGGGGAAAGGGGCGTGAACTGCCGGAATTTGCCAGCGAGTCGTTCAATGAAATGTGGAAGAAAAACAAAGTACAGGGAAAGGAGGAATCCAAATGAGCAGTAGAGAAGATATATTAGCCAGCATCCGCAAGAATACGCAGAAACGTTATGATAAACCGGATATTGCGGATATGAAACGATTGTCATATCCTGACAAGATAGAACAGTTCTGTGCAATCAGCCGTGCAGTGGGTGGTACGGCAGTTGTATTGGGCGAAGGGGAAGATGTGAATGCGGTCATACGCCGGACTTATCCGGAAGCCATGCGTATTGCTTCCGTATTGCCGGATATTTCCTGCGCTACGTTCAATCCCGATAATTTGGATGATCCGAAAGAGTTGGACGGCACAGATGTTGCCGTAGTGAAAGGAGAAATCGGAGTGGCCGAAAACGGAGCCATCTGGATACCGCAGACAGTGAAATATAAAGCGATCTATTTTATTTCGGAGAAGTTGGTCATTCTGCTCGACCGGAATAAAATTGTAGATACCATGTATGACGCCTATCGGAAACTGGACGGACAGGAATATCAGTTCGGAACGTTTATCTCCGGTCCTTCAAAGACAGCTGATATTGAGCAGGCTTTAGTGATGGGAGCGCATGGGGCACGAGACGTGTTAGTGATATTAACGTAATGTTTCCCTGTTGATTATTCTAAAATAAATTTGGTTTCAAA
The Bacteroides luhongzhouii DNA segment above includes these coding regions:
- a CDS encoding leucine-rich repeat protein → MKSLNLLSVLVLTLFINSCSDKNDIEDKIIQQTIDAIKITEEEVTLNIGDSHTLTIKHSPEDLPVPEYIWTSSNKDVATINAHGEIKALSIGVTIITAKAKDFGPLSTCQVNVIPIEVTSIKLSENAVKLIAGETHQLSAVIEPDNATYKDIIWTSSDDKIATVYNGNITAVKEGNATITAQLKESKAKASCELTITRKIIKASYNIEIPGSLESILETNKTTITDLTLTGNLDARDLMTLKEMSQLITLDINDTKIHEFKTNDLTFNSDELLERNFENSILEEVKLPKELTVIPAYTFSSCRNLKEVSLPSTVKIIKRLAFNGAINLNTIKLPEGLTRIDFFAFGSTFMKGKLTIPTTVTFTEQGVFQYTSFDEVELSPNLSTISVQFLNYSRKVKKIIIPEGPTKIEANAFGNCESLEYVEIPNSVSEIQSSAFKYCPIVEIHVKRVTPPIIKDSSTLNIKDKSICKIYVPKGSITAYRLSPFWSDFKNFIEE
- a CDS encoding 5'-methylthioadenosine/S-adenosylhomocysteine nucleosidase produces the protein MLKILVTYAVQGEFVEIKWPDIEPYYVRTGIGKVKSAFHLAEAIRQVQPDLVLNIGSAGTVNHQVGDIFVCRKFVDRDMQKMKEFGLECEIDSSALLEEKGYCTHWTEHGICNTGDGFLTELTHVSGDVVDMEAYAQAFVCRSKEIPFISVKYVTDIIGQNSVKHWEDKLADARQGLSHYFNVLKERI
- a CDS encoding YbaN family protein: MKTLYIVLGSISLALGILGIFLPLLPTTPFLLLTAALYFKGSPRLYNWLLNHRHFGPYIRNFRENKAIPLRAKIISLVLMWGTMLYCIFFLIPFIWVKILLGLIAAGVTYHILSFKTLK
- a CDS encoding 6-pyruvoyl trahydropterin synthase family protein, producing MFTVIKRMEISASHKLVLPYRSKCASLHGHNWIITVYCRSARLNSEGMVVDFTRIKEVVTEKLDHQNLNEVLPFNPTAENIARWVCKQIPQCYKVEVQESEGNIVIYEKDSSGAEGQE
- a CDS encoding 7-carboxy-7-deazaguanine synthase QueE → MRKINEIFYSLQGEGYHTGTPAIFVRFSGCNLKCDFCDTQHEEGKMMTDDEIIAEVKKYPAVTVVLTGGEPSLWIDDELIDRLHQAGKYVTIETNGTRPLPAAIDWVTCSPKQGVKLAIDRMDEVKVVYEGQDISIFELLPAEHFFLQPCSCNNTASTVDCVMRHPKWRLSLQTHKLIDIR
- a CDS encoding (Fe-S)-binding protein, yielding MKVGLFIPCYINAIYPNVGVASYRLLKSLGVDVDYPLDQTCCGQPMANAGFEDESMKLALRFDDLFRKYDYIVGPSASCVAFVKENHPGILEKEGHVCQSAGKIYDICEFIHDVLKPSKIPARFPHKVSIHNSCHGVRELLISAPTELNIPYYNKLRDLLDLVEGIEVFEPSHIDECCGFGGMFAVEEQAVSVCMGRDKVKDHMATGAEYIVGADSSCLMHMQGVIKREHLPIKIIHIVEILASQS
- a CDS encoding lactate utilization protein B, yielding MSTKHSKAAEKFLQDSKMAAWHNETLWMVRAKRDKMSKEVPEWEELRNKACELKLYSNSHLEELLLEFEKNATANGAIVHWAKDADEYCAIVYEILNEHNVHHFIKSKSMLAEECGLNPFLMERGIDVVESDLGERILQLMHLEPSHIVLPAIHIKREQVGELFEKEMGTEKGNFDPTYLTHAARKNLRHLFLNAEAAMTGANFAVASTGDIVVCTNEGNADMGTSYPKLNIAAFGMEKIVPDLDALGVFTRLLARSATGQPVTTYTSHYRRPREGGEYHIIIVDNGRSALLSKPDHIKTLNCIRCGACMNTCPVYRRSGGYSYTYFIPGPIGINLGMAHAPEKYYDNLSACSLCMSCSDVCPVKVDLAEQIYKWRQDLDGLGKANTGKKIMSGGMKFLMERPALFNAALWAAPVVNGLPRFMKYNDLDDWGKGRELPEFASESFNEMWKKNKVQGKEESK
- a CDS encoding LutC/YkgG family protein: MSSREDILASIRKNTQKRYDKPDIADMKRLSYPDKIEQFCAISRAVGGTAVVLGEGEDVNAVIRRTYPEAMRIASVLPDISCATFNPDNLDDPKELDGTDVAVVKGEIGVAENGAIWIPQTVKYKAIYFISEKLVILLDRNKIVDTMYDAYRKLDGQEYQFGTFISGPSKTADIEQALVMGAHGARDVLVILT